A stretch of Rhinopithecus roxellana isolate Shanxi Qingling chromosome 12, ASM756505v1, whole genome shotgun sequence DNA encodes these proteins:
- the MED8 gene encoding mediator of RNA polymerase II transcription subunit 8 isoform X2 gives MRQTEGRVPVFSHEVVPDHLRTKPDPEVEEQEKQLTTDAARIGADAAQKQIQSLNKMCSNLLEKISKEERESESGGLRPNKQTFNPTDTNALVAAVAFGKGLSNWRPSGSSGPGQPGQPGAGTILAGTSGLQQVQMAGAPSQQQPMLSGVQMAQAGQPGKMPSGIKTNIKSASMHPYQR, from the exons Atg CGGCAGACTGAAGGACGGGTACCCGTTTTCAGCCATGAGGTAGTCCCTGACCATCTGAGAACCAAGCCTGACCCTGAGGTGGAAGAACAGGAGAAGCAACTGACGACAGATGCTGCCCGCATTGGTGCAGATGCAGCCCAG AAGCAGATCCAGAGCTTGAATAAAATGTGTTCAAACCTTCtggagaaaatcagcaaagaggaGCGAGAATCAGAGAGTGGAG GTCTCCGGCCAAACAAGCAGACCTTTAACCCTACAGACACTAATGCCTTGGTGGCAGCTGTTGCCTTTGGGAAAGGACTGTCTAACTGGAGACCTTCAGGCAGCAGTGGTCCTGGCCAGCCAGGCCAGCCAGGAGCTGGGACGATCCTTGCAGGAACCTCAGGATTACAGCAGGTGCAGATGGCAGGAGCTCCAAGCCAGCAGCAGCCAATGCTCAGTGGGGTACAGATGGCTCAAGCAGGTCAACCAG GGAAAATGCCAAGTGGAATAAAAACCAACATCAAGTCGGCTTCAATGCATCCCTACCAGCGGTGA
- the MED8 gene encoding mediator of RNA polymerase II transcription subunit 8 isoform X1 translates to MQREEKQLEASLDALLSQVADLKNSLGSFICKLENEYGRLTWPSVLDSFALLSGQLNTLNKVLKHEKTPLFRNQVIIPLVLSPDRDEDLMRQTEGRVPVFSHEVVPDHLRTKPDPEVEEQEKQLTTDAARIGADAAQKQIQSLNKMCSNLLEKISKEERESESGGLRPNKQTFNPTDTNALVAAVAFGKGLSNWRPSGSSGPGQPGQPGAGTILAGTSGLQQVQMAGAPSQQQPMLSGVQMAQAGQPGKMPSGIKTNIKSASMHPYQR, encoded by the exons ATGCAG agagaggagaagcagctcgAGGCATCATTAGATGCACTGCTGAGTCAAGTGGCTGATCTGAAGAACTCACTGGGAAGTTTCATTTGCAAGTTGGAGAACGAGTATGGCCGGCTGACCTG GCCATCTGTCCTGGACAGCTTTGCCTTGCTTTCTGGACAGTTGAACACTCTGAACAAGGTCTTGAAGCATGAAAAAACACCGCTGTTCCGTAACCAGGTCATCATCCCTCTGGTGTTGTCTCCAGACCGAGATGAAGATCTCAtg CGGCAGACTGAAGGACGGGTACCCGTTTTCAGCCATGAGGTAGTCCCTGACCATCTGAGAACCAAGCCTGACCCTGAGGTGGAAGAACAGGAGAAGCAACTGACGACAGATGCTGCCCGCATTGGTGCAGATGCAGCCCAG AAGCAGATCCAGAGCTTGAATAAAATGTGTTCAAACCTTCtggagaaaatcagcaaagaggaGCGAGAATCAGAGAGTGGAG GTCTCCGGCCAAACAAGCAGACCTTTAACCCTACAGACACTAATGCCTTGGTGGCAGCTGTTGCCTTTGGGAAAGGACTGTCTAACTGGAGACCTTCAGGCAGCAGTGGTCCTGGCCAGCCAGGCCAGCCAGGAGCTGGGACGATCCTTGCAGGAACCTCAGGATTACAGCAGGTGCAGATGGCAGGAGCTCCAAGCCAGCAGCAGCCAATGCTCAGTGGGGTACAGATGGCTCAAGCAGGTCAACCAG GGAAAATGCCAAGTGGAATAAAAACCAACATCAAGTCGGCTTCAATGCATCCCTACCAGCGGTGA